A genome region from Desertifilum tharense IPPAS B-1220 includes the following:
- a CDS encoding phage tail protein codes for MTQARSSSLLVRLTPMQVYQAPPAPEGGGMATGSASQECEVLLHPGEPSELVVQIENLGSRALELELQVEGDFPAQWCRVGMEGRELFPGHQMEAVLYFQAPHQFFEEQQSFAAGESLALNYRSRLYIYHTELGTGRRQIESAEFNLYIRPRSLYLNFVPSIYREVDFIGRLLKIFEEAFEPSVQTLDTLWAYLNPLTAPEALLPFLASWVAWPINPRWSLQKQRLLIRQAMEIYRWRGTKRGLRLYLHLYTDLPLDEEIIEEVDKHICIQETFGDGFVLSGTRLGQDSVMGGGRPFHFIVRLRSRPNRPIDEPLVRTIIEQEKPAFCTYELYIS; via the coding sequence ATGACTCAAGCCCGTTCTAGTAGTTTACTCGTGAGACTCACCCCGATGCAGGTTTACCAAGCACCGCCAGCGCCGGAGGGGGGAGGGATGGCGACGGGTAGTGCTAGCCAGGAATGCGAGGTGTTATTGCATCCTGGCGAACCGAGTGAATTAGTGGTGCAAATTGAGAATTTGGGTTCTCGCGCTTTGGAGTTGGAATTGCAAGTTGAAGGAGACTTCCCGGCGCAATGGTGTCGCGTGGGAATGGAAGGGCGCGAACTGTTTCCCGGTCATCAGATGGAGGCGGTATTATATTTTCAAGCTCCCCATCAGTTTTTTGAGGAACAACAGTCTTTTGCTGCGGGTGAATCTTTGGCGCTGAATTATCGCAGCCGCTTATATATTTATCACACGGAATTGGGGACGGGACGCAGACAAATTGAGTCGGCAGAATTTAATCTCTACATCCGCCCTCGCAGTTTGTATCTCAATTTTGTCCCTTCTATTTATCGAGAAGTAGATTTTATTGGGCGCTTGCTGAAAATCTTTGAGGAGGCGTTTGAGCCATCTGTTCAAACTCTCGATACTTTATGGGCTTATCTCAATCCGTTAACTGCGCCGGAAGCGCTTCTCCCCTTTTTAGCAAGTTGGGTCGCTTGGCCAATCAATCCGCGTTGGAGTTTGCAAAAACAACGCCTGTTAATTCGTCAAGCAATGGAAATTTATCGCTGGCGAGGGACGAAGCGAGGTTTGCGTTTATATTTACATCTTTATACGGATTTACCGTTAGATGAAGAGATAATTGAAGAGGTAGATAAGCATATTTGCATTCAAGAAACTTTTGGGGATGGATTTGTGTTAAGTGGAACCCGTCTCGGTCAAGATTCAGTGATGGGTGGGGGACGACCGTTTCATTTTATCGTTCGTTTGCGGTCTCGTCCAAATCGTCCCATTGATGAACCCCTAGTCCGCACTATTATCGAACAGGAGAAACCTGCTTTTTGTACCTATGAACTCTATATTAGTTAG
- a CDS encoding DUF4159 domain-containing protein has translation MNNPFPPPNIKPFQRLQVQDGLLMNAERWKQAHDYHRQRQNVHYQALNLPGIVCDLGVTLISPPSEIEAKYRDRRWVQVQPGIAIDLFGNIIVVPEPINFRISSENLTPDPIIVYLVVSYVDPEKLRRKELLEMVQETFRIDEKTSPPGDLEVELCRILLQPGAKEIESPKDVFFPGLNSLDLRYRKQARSRPQNYVRIAQITADDPYPDRTLSNFHYLLESVNALYPSLETADTLDRVTLPTTDPQVLNYDVLFLTGKQPLIVSEFAKIIEPYLNLGTLLLIEADPSDIPFIESIVELSDTLGTPIQELNRLDLRHPLRTQPFLFATPPTIEGKPIHFGYGGGLILLIGELSAAWGLNHPSLLPRETIRTAQELGINILNFAWRRRQMMNLLIQRNRNSLASPKSEAAKPSKRDSLFDKLV, from the coding sequence ATGAATAATCCTTTTCCTCCGCCCAATATTAAACCGTTCCAACGCCTGCAAGTTCAAGATGGTTTGCTGATGAATGCGGAACGCTGGAAACAAGCGCATGACTACCATCGCCAGCGACAAAATGTGCATTATCAAGCGCTAAATTTACCGGGAATTGTCTGCGATTTAGGCGTGACTTTAATTTCGCCGCCTTCGGAAATAGAGGCAAAATATCGCGATCGCAGATGGGTGCAAGTTCAACCCGGAATAGCCATCGATCTATTTGGGAATATTATTGTTGTTCCAGAACCGATTAACTTTCGGATTTCTTCGGAAAATCTGACTCCAGATCCCATTATTGTTTATCTGGTGGTGAGTTACGTCGATCCTGAAAAGTTACGCCGCAAAGAGCTATTAGAGATGGTTCAAGAAACCTTTCGGATTGATGAGAAAACCAGTCCTCCGGGAGATTTGGAAGTTGAACTATGTCGAATTTTACTCCAACCGGGTGCTAAAGAGATTGAAAGTCCCAAGGATGTGTTTTTTCCGGGGTTGAATAGCCTAGATTTAAGATACCGCAAGCAAGCGCGATCGCGCCCGCAAAATTACGTCCGCATTGCTCAAATTACCGCTGACGATCCGTACCCCGATCGGACGCTTTCTAACTTTCATTATCTCCTAGAATCGGTTAACGCGCTCTACCCCAGTTTAGAGACGGCTGACACATTAGATCGAGTCACTTTACCTACAACAGATCCTCAAGTCCTGAATTATGATGTCTTATTTCTAACGGGAAAACAACCTCTCATTGTTAGTGAATTTGCAAAAATCATAGAACCCTATTTAAATTTAGGTACCCTGCTTTTAATCGAAGCCGATCCTAGCGATATCCCCTTTATTGAAAGTATTGTTGAGCTTTCCGATACACTAGGGACACCCATTCAAGAATTGAATCGCTTAGATTTAAGACATCCGTTACGAACGCAACCCTTTTTATTTGCAACTCCTCCCACTATTGAAGGGAAACCCATTCATTTTGGCTATGGTGGCGGCTTGATTTTATTAATTGGCGAACTTTCAGCCGCTTGGGGATTGAATCATCCGTCGTTATTACCTAGGGAAACGATTCGCACCGCTCAAGAATTGGGGATTAATATCCTTAACTTTGCTTGGCGAAGAAGACAGATGATGAATTTATTAATCCAAAGAAATCGAAATTCCTTGGCTTCCCCAAAATCAGAAGCGGCTAAACCTAGCAAGCGTGACAGTTTGTTTGACAAATTAGTTTAA
- a CDS encoding Uma2 family endonuclease has product MITLNLDAVGFSDEQFYQLCQANPNWQLERTAKGELTIMPPVGGVSGNREADLITDINLWNRQTQLGRVFSSSTIFRLPNGGDRSPDVAWVTNQRWDALTPEEQEKFPPICPDFVIELRSRTDSLSQLQEKMQEYLASGLRLGWLINPQAQQVEIYRPQQPVEVVQLPAVLSGEAVLPGLSVALPVF; this is encoded by the coding sequence ATGATTACCCTCAACTTAGACGCGGTTGGCTTCAGCGATGAGCAATTTTACCAACTTTGCCAAGCCAACCCAAACTGGCAACTCGAACGCACGGCTAAGGGAGAATTAACCATTATGCCTCCAGTGGGTGGTGTCAGTGGCAACCGGGAAGCGGATTTAATTACCGATATCAATCTCTGGAACCGTCAAACACAACTGGGGAGAGTGTTTAGTTCTTCTACTATATTCCGTTTGCCTAATGGCGGAGACCGTTCTCCCGATGTGGCTTGGGTGACAAACCAGCGTTGGGATGCACTTACCCCGGAGGAACAAGAGAAATTTCCCCCTATTTGTCCTGATTTTGTGATTGAGTTGCGTTCCCGTACTGATTCCCTATCCCAGTTGCAAGAGAAAATGCAAGAATATCTGGCTAGCGGCTTGCGTCTGGGATGGCTAATTAACCCGCAAGCGCAACAAGTGGAAATCTATCGTCCCCAACAGCCTGTCGAAGTTGTTCAACTTCCGGCTGTTCTATCGGGAGAGGCGGTTTTACCGGGTTTAAGCGTTGCATTACCCGTTTTTTAA
- a CDS encoding CHAT domain-containing protein — protein sequence MKLPNVRRLLFSVGLSFLASVSSIPIVLASVGLTPTLDFQKGRADALVEQSAIAHRNGDFNTALELLQEASTLYQSLGDRAGMSKALKQFGDVAFSQGNYRRAVDFYLQSLEIVQALGLRYREPELLANLSHAYRFLGDVQATEEFEKRATETQRQVEASVREAAFFSSLGVDYRIQGSVTETIALYQQQLAIAREVGDLRLETQALTHLAQAYESAGEYRSAIEIYQQQLTQSRSQRNQSLEIQLLARIAQAYQAWEQPQQAIAFYQQQLTYARENANRILELNTLEKLGNLYELLAQYPQAIEIRQQQIEIAKRQSDRTLETDALNQLASTLLIANRPAEAQAILTEALQVWERLRTPSQSQATTYNLLQQALVAQNQPESALLIAEQEQLLSLSPLPNLPASPHINSLKQIAKEQNATLIQYSLIRSLQNTPQAIYIWLIQSNGEIHFRQVDIASQNLPNLIRHSREILGLQPPQTPGEASTQSLLQLYILLIRPIADLLPQNSNQRLIFIPHKELTLIPFSALTDVTGTYLIEKYPISTIPTMQLLGLTRRNRQQAGGPYILAVGNTTRSGIDANTEQEIIEVAALNRVKPLFGEEATRTFLLPLLPQARIVHVATSGRLENAIALFPSPQDNSLLAINDILNLSLKAELVFLSLRDRQNITVENSHALALSLIAAGVPSVITPIGTISDDATFYFIQEFYQQLRRTRDKAQALRQSAILTLQKYPNSRAWAAFTLVGEAR from the coding sequence ATGAAACTCCCCAACGTCCGACGGCTTCTGTTTTCGGTAGGGTTGAGCTTTCTGGCTTCTGTTTCTTCAATCCCTATCGTTCTAGCATCTGTGGGATTAACACCAACCTTAGACTTTCAGAAAGGACGTGCAGATGCGTTAGTTGAACAAAGCGCGATCGCGCATCGTAATGGCGATTTTAATACCGCCCTAGAATTATTGCAAGAGGCGTCTACCCTCTACCAAAGTTTAGGCGATCGCGCTGGGATGAGCAAGGCTTTAAAACAGTTTGGCGATGTGGCTTTTTCTCAAGGAAATTATCGCCGCGCCGTTGATTTTTATTTACAAAGCTTAGAAATTGTTCAAGCTTTAGGACTTCGCTATCGAGAACCGGAACTTTTAGCAAATTTAAGCCACGCTTACCGCTTTTTAGGGGATGTACAAGCCACAGAAGAGTTTGAGAAGCGCGCAACAGAAACCCAGCGACAGGTGGAAGCTTCCGTGCGAGAAGCCGCTTTTTTTAGCAGTTTAGGTGTTGATTATCGCATTCAAGGGAGCGTTACAGAGACAATTGCATTGTATCAACAACAATTGGCGATCGCGCGGGAAGTCGGCGATCTAAGACTAGAAACCCAAGCCTTAACTCACCTCGCACAAGCCTACGAATCTGCTGGAGAATACCGCAGCGCCATTGAAATTTATCAGCAGCAGTTAACCCAGTCGAGAAGTCAAAGAAATCAATCTTTGGAAATCCAATTACTAGCGCGAATTGCTCAAGCCTATCAAGCGTGGGAACAACCTCAACAAGCGATCGCATTTTACCAGCAGCAGTTAACCTATGCTAGGGAAAATGCCAATCGAATTTTAGAATTAAATACCTTAGAAAAGCTTGGCAATCTTTACGAACTATTAGCGCAATATCCCCAAGCAATTGAAATTCGCCAACAGCAAATCGAGATTGCTAAAAGACAGAGCGATCGCACTTTAGAAACCGACGCCTTAAACCAGCTTGCCTCTACCCTACTAATAGCCAATCGTCCAGCAGAAGCCCAAGCTATTTTAACAGAAGCCCTGCAAGTTTGGGAACGGCTTCGCACGCCATCCCAAAGCCAAGCTACCACCTATAATTTACTTCAACAAGCTTTAGTCGCTCAAAATCAACCCGAATCAGCCCTTTTAATCGCTGAACAAGAACAACTTTTATCCCTATCTCCCCTTCCCAATCTTCCTGCTTCACCCCACATAAATAGCCTAAAACAAATTGCTAAAGAACAAAATGCAACCTTAATTCAATATTCCCTAATTCGCAGTCTGCAAAATACTCCTCAAGCAATTTATATTTGGTTAATTCAATCCAATGGAGAGATCCATTTCCGTCAAGTTGATATTGCGTCTCAAAATCTCCCGAACCTAATCCGCCACAGCCGCGAAATTTTAGGTTTACAACCTCCACAAACACCAGGGGAAGCCTCTACCCAATCTCTTCTCCAACTCTATATTCTCTTAATTCGACCAATTGCCGATCTTTTACCCCAAAATTCCAATCAACGCCTCATTTTTATCCCGCACAAAGAGTTGACATTAATCCCCTTTTCTGCATTAACTGATGTAACGGGAACCTATTTAATTGAGAAATATCCAATTTCCACTATCCCGACAATGCAGCTATTGGGATTAACCCGCCGAAACCGCCAACAAGCGGGAGGCCCCTATATTCTAGCAGTCGGAAACACAACGCGATCGGGAATTGATGCAAATACCGAACAAGAAATCATTGAAGTTGCAGCACTCAACCGAGTAAAACCCCTATTTGGAGAAGAAGCGACGCGTACCTTTCTGCTTCCCTTACTGCCTCAAGCCAGAATTGTTCACGTTGCCACATCAGGAAGATTAGAGAATGCGATCGCGCTTTTTCCTTCCCCCCAGGATAACAGCTTACTGGCGATTAACGATATTCTCAATTTATCCCTAAAAGCCGAGTTAGTCTTTCTCAGTCTGCGCGATCGCCAAAATATTACAGTAGAGAATAGCCACGCCTTAGCATTATCCCTGATTGCCGCCGGAGTTCCCAGCGTTATTACTCCCATTGGGACAATTTCCGACGATGCAACGTTCTACTTTATCCAAGAATTTTACCAACAATTGCGACGAACCCGCGACAAAGCCCAAGCCTTACGCCAAAGTGCTATTCTCACCTTACAAAAATACCCCAATTCTCGCGCCTGGGCCGCCTTTACCCTAGTTGGCGAGGCGAGGTGA
- a CDS encoding helicase-related protein, translating into MPSFLEQASLWGQAFEVAVKRGVLAYLIDRHLLPKSHPVLAPWYREKNINIYRELLRGFQISDPNAQDWLETMVSHLLVLGYGLGWTAMRACLQGCPIRQPTLEAIWCPLLLPGQQKQRDEERRGTAREFAQAFNLPGNPDENLLKRGEPGRADFLLWLSPPQGKKGDDFLLCLEFSYNVPTQLEDFRTQSPHLAEIERYMRYQSSRGVFSRVCAEVEGEQFLLSSGLESFLSAFSGQDKPLYKLTQASSYTERLVHLLRVHQRVTDVSTRAIAITSNGFESLAADFNTPPRPLDPRAKLMQSLGKAYRHSQPKEEPNQLEQDINLAFNKLVANLPQAFRKQAREIRNLALGEPLHLLFQETVEGFHHPMQSITRAEAIAAIQTNSALREFLGEDPQTQFSQALHQVQPDGEALPLRSIHEAAVITGLKAAQNHRLNLIALEGNPGIGKTTAVIKFLKQQTQGFLFLYISPRVAINRSVTAQLAKEKGNLTGILTLTSNANLIKAAPAWYEKHGQADPSQKIDSAVVVDGIASINPPRCSTAFLTPEQEMQIENDIVSSSRSKRSLSQREDLISPIPVPGVLRTLAGGARKMLESHPQVNRLVITTATQGYRSLEDQKNTVSALNHLFKAKANVKAGVNERLSFASRIPTIIVMVDELAGDGAGAPFVHELAKWLHQQFIAPFAEGQSPFKVMLIMADASLSNPVVFNSFLNSGERAPDKVLISPSQGSAPFEMTGTDTKVGSWKFPTLHVMTNSFPASQLTIDYSIRLSSVKPQLNRDGTQQSIRQAIREKWEEQLLDSAYQEIKQGLKQGAEQIIFFAQDKAFLRQLREKLIAGYEAIFKKEDVQVLDQSVSPAERVKLIEETRRDRIRVFLMTSSGSRGVSFPKTDWIIAAIPRFNIEQALMEVAQLIYRGRGMYTHPETGEPASGDDKARRLVMLINDFLIEEEEKSDRSRHWLRQASDLLTLLVMLRSTIYTRITGDAGLRKQQISFVPVGSIGDEELLSLMSEEIWSFLHEAKVFVYDSDASAELQGTVKKAEQLIENIFAQFTLKGLAPDRHALSYCQRETLEKANNAVSALCSPLVSNSEDLAIIIPENISCMGSFWAEDWSDRIMEEKFSFEGWRKRVYQNSSQLLSLLKQIYQGNQFPPKLKRPAKELYKLLVREQSQRDFEYATLQPLKTRNLVVSLPLDYPQFCPQADPDATITPVLEHSDRWRRCLGRSLSPQGLLMPVIPQYRSFPWVAVAGKRILEQLEIIFSDRYFMASSELNLLNVILLEDE; encoded by the coding sequence ATGCCATCATTTTTAGAACAAGCGTCTCTCTGGGGACAAGCTTTTGAAGTAGCGGTGAAACGGGGCGTTCTGGCTTATCTTATTGATCGCCATCTCTTACCCAAAAGTCATCCCGTTCTCGCCCCTTGGTATCGGGAAAAGAATATCAATATTTATCGAGAATTACTAAGGGGTTTTCAGATTTCCGATCCTAATGCTCAAGATTGGCTAGAAACAATGGTGTCTCATCTATTGGTATTGGGCTATGGTTTGGGGTGGACGGCGATGCGAGCGTGTCTGCAAGGCTGTCCGATTCGTCAACCGACCTTAGAAGCCATTTGGTGTCCTCTGCTGCTTCCAGGGCAACAGAAACAGCGCGATGAGGAACGTCGGGGAACGGCTCGCGAATTTGCCCAGGCGTTTAATCTCCCTGGAAATCCCGATGAGAATTTATTAAAGCGAGGAGAACCGGGAAGAGCCGATTTTCTCTTATGGTTATCGCCACCCCAAGGGAAGAAGGGCGATGATTTTCTCTTGTGTTTGGAGTTTTCCTATAATGTACCAACACAACTGGAGGATTTTAGAACTCAAAGCCCTCATTTGGCAGAAATTGAACGCTATATGCGCTATCAATCTTCGCGGGGGGTATTTTCTAGAGTCTGTGCGGAGGTGGAGGGGGAACAGTTTTTATTGTCGTCAGGGTTAGAGAGTTTCTTATCTGCGTTTAGCGGACAGGATAAGCCTTTGTATAAACTGACTCAAGCTTCATCTTATACGGAGCGCTTGGTTCATCTGTTAAGAGTGCATCAACGCGTGACTGATGTTTCAACTAGAGCGATCGCCATTACATCTAATGGATTTGAAAGTCTCGCCGCTGATTTTAACACGCCGCCCCGACCGCTCGATCCTAGAGCTAAGTTAATGCAATCTTTAGGGAAAGCCTATCGCCATTCCCAACCAAAGGAGGAACCCAACCAACTTGAGCAAGATATTAACTTAGCATTCAATAAGCTAGTGGCAAATTTGCCCCAAGCCTTTCGCAAGCAAGCCAGAGAGATTCGCAACTTGGCGCTAGGGGAACCGCTTCACCTGTTATTTCAGGAAACAGTAGAAGGATTCCACCATCCCATGCAAAGCATAACCCGTGCAGAGGCGATCGCGGCTATCCAAACCAATTCAGCCTTGCGTGAATTTTTGGGGGAAGATCCTCAAACCCAGTTTAGCCAAGCCCTGCATCAAGTTCAACCTGATGGTGAAGCGCTCCCGTTACGCAGCATTCATGAAGCCGCAGTTATTACAGGCTTGAAGGCGGCGCAAAATCATCGCCTCAATTTAATCGCGCTAGAAGGAAACCCCGGAATTGGCAAAACCACGGCGGTTATCAAGTTTCTCAAACAACAAACCCAAGGGTTCCTATTTCTCTACATTAGTCCGCGAGTGGCTATTAATCGAAGTGTCACCGCCCAACTTGCAAAGGAGAAGGGTAATCTCACCGGGATTTTAACGCTGACAAGTAACGCCAATTTAATTAAAGCGGCTCCTGCTTGGTACGAGAAGCATGGGCAAGCCGATCCTTCCCAGAAGATTGATAGTGCGGTTGTTGTGGATGGAATCGCTTCTATCAATCCACCGCGCTGTAGTACGGCATTTTTAACGCCCGAACAAGAGATGCAGATTGAAAATGATATTGTGAGTTCTAGTCGTTCTAAGCGATCGCTCTCGCAACGAGAAGATTTAATTTCACCGATTCCTGTTCCCGGCGTACTCCGCACGTTAGCTGGGGGAGCGCGTAAAATGCTAGAGTCTCATCCTCAAGTGAATCGCTTAGTCATCACGACTGCAACTCAAGGCTATCGCTCTCTTGAAGATCAAAAAAATACGGTTAGCGCGCTCAATCATTTATTTAAAGCGAAAGCAAATGTTAAGGCAGGAGTCAACGAGCGTTTGAGCTTTGCTAGTCGAATTCCGACAATTATTGTCATGGTTGATGAACTGGCTGGAGATGGAGCCGGAGCGCCGTTTGTTCATGAATTAGCAAAGTGGCTGCATCAACAATTTATTGCCCCCTTTGCTGAAGGTCAATCCCCGTTTAAGGTGATGTTAATAATGGCGGATGCGTCGTTAAGCAATCCGGTGGTTTTTAATAGTTTTCTTAATTCCGGAGAGCGCGCTCCCGATAAGGTACTGATTAGTCCAAGTCAGGGAAGCGCTCCCTTTGAAATGACTGGAACTGACACCAAGGTGGGTTCTTGGAAGTTTCCCACTCTCCACGTCATGACGAATAGTTTTCCCGCGTCGCAACTAACGATTGATTATAGTATTCGTCTCTCGTCGGTTAAACCTCAGCTAAACCGGGATGGTACCCAACAAAGTATTCGTCAAGCCATTCGCGAGAAGTGGGAAGAACAGTTGCTTGATAGTGCTTATCAAGAAATCAAACAGGGATTAAAGCAAGGGGCAGAACAGATTATTTTCTTTGCTCAGGATAAGGCGTTTTTACGACAATTAAGAGAAAAACTGATTGCAGGCTACGAGGCAATTTTTAAGAAAGAAGATGTCCAGGTTCTCGACCAAAGTGTTTCTCCAGCCGAGCGTGTTAAACTGATAGAAGAAACTCGGCGCGATCGCATCCGCGTTTTTCTGATGACTTCTTCGGGTTCTAGAGGAGTTTCTTTCCCAAAAACTGATTGGATTATTGCCGCAATTCCCCGCTTTAATATCGAGCAAGCTTTAATGGAAGTGGCTCAACTGATTTATCGAGGGCGCGGGATGTATACTCATCCTGAAACGGGAGAACCTGCATCGGGAGATGACAAAGCTAGACGATTGGTGATGCTCATTAATGATTTTCTTATAGAAGAAGAAGAAAAGAGCGATCGCTCCCGGCATTGGTTGCGTCAAGCCAGCGATTTGTTAACCTTGTTAGTGATGCTGCGCTCGACTATTTATACCCGGATTACTGGGGATGCAGGCTTGCGGAAACAGCAGATTTCTTTTGTTCCGGTTGGATCGATTGGCGATGAAGAATTACTCAGTTTAATGTCTGAGGAAATCTGGAGTTTTCTCCATGAAGCGAAAGTCTTTGTTTATGATTCCGACGCGTCAGCGGAATTGCAAGGCACGGTTAAAAAAGCCGAACAACTGATTGAAAATATCTTTGCTCAATTTACTTTAAAAGGTTTAGCCCCCGATCGTCACGCCCTATCTTACTGTCAACGAGAAACCTTAGAGAAGGCAAATAATGCAGTTTCTGCCCTATGCAGCCCCTTAGTTTCAAATTCAGAAGATCTAGCCATTATTATTCCAGAAAATATCAGTTGCATGGGTTCCTTTTGGGCAGAAGATTGGAGCGATCGCATCATGGAAGAAAAGTTTAGCTTTGAAGGCTGGAGAAAAAGAGTATATCAAAATAGCAGTCAACTTTTGAGTTTATTAAAACAAATTTATCAGGGAAATCAATTTCCGCCAAAACTCAAACGCCCTGCTAAAGAATTATATAAGCTTCTAGTCCGCGAGCAATCACAACGCGACTTTGAATATGCAACCCTACAACCTCTAAAAACGCGAAACTTGGTTGTCAGCTTACCTTTAGATTATCCTCAGTTTTGTCCCCAAGCCGATCCTGATGCAACCATAACTCCAGTGTTAGAACATTCTGACAGATGGCGGAGATGTTTAGGACGATCCCTCTCTCCCCAAGGCTTGTTAATGCCTGTTATTCCTCAGTATCGCTCATTTCCTTGGGTAGCAGTCGCAGGGAAGCGAATTTTAGAACAGTTGGAGATTATTTTTAGCGATCGCTATTTTATGGCCTCTAGCGAACTCAATCTTCTGAATGTCATTCTTCTTGAAGATGAATAA
- a CDS encoding Uma2 family endonuclease codes for MITLNLDTVGFSDEQFYQLCQANPNWQLERTAKGELTIMPPVGGVSGNREADLNGLLWLWNRQTQLGRVFSSSTIFRLPNGGDRSPDVAWVTNQRWDALTPEEQEKFPPICPDFVIELRSRTDSLSQLQEKMQEYLASGLRLGWLINPQAQQVEIYRPQQPVEVVQLPAVLSGEAVLLGFSLELPAFD; via the coding sequence ATGATTACCCTTAATTTGGATACGGTTGGCTTTAGCGATGAGCAATTTTACCAACTTTGCCAAGCTAATCCAAACTGGCAACTCGAACGCACAGCGAAGGGAGAATTAACCATTATGCCTCCAGTGGGTGGTGTGAGTGGCAATCGGGAAGCGGATTTAAATGGCTTGCTGTGGCTGTGGAACCGTCAAACGCAACTGGGGAGAGTGTTTAGCTCTTCTACTATATTCCGTTTGCCTAATGGCGGAGACCGTTCTCCCGATGTGGCTTGGGTGACAAACCAGCGTTGGGATGCACTTACCCCGGAGGAACAAGAGAAATTTCCCCCTATTTGTCCTGATTTTGTGATTGAGTTGCGTTCCCGTACTGATTCCCTATCCCAGTTGCAAGAGAAAATGCAAGAATATCTGGCTAGCGGCTTGCGTCTGGGATGGCTAATTAACCCGCAAGCGCAACAAGTGGAAATCTATCGTCCCCAACAGCCTGTCGAAGTTGTTCAACTTCCGGCTGTTCTATCGGGAGAGGCGGTTTTACTGGGATTTTCCCTAGAATTACCTGCCTTTGATTGA